A segment of the Lycium barbarum isolate Lr01 chromosome 7, ASM1917538v2, whole genome shotgun sequence genome:
TTGGCTATTTATACCTTGCCGTCAAGCAAAGTTCTAAATTTGCCTCTCATTTTAACTGAAGTAGCACGTGGCATCTGGATTAAAAACCTAACCCACCACTTAAAAAAACAAATACCAGACCCAAACCATTGGAACCCTTCCAAATTAAAACACCCAAACTAACTAAAACCCTCCCCCATTGGCAAAAACCTAGGTACAGTAAATGGAAGAATTACTAAATGATACAGTAGGTTTTAATCTAGCAATGTTGTGAACAACATTTGCTAACAATAGTGCATAGCTTTGACCAGAATGGGTAGGCTCACTTTGGCCAAAACTCCACAAATGTGATAATAATCGGCAAAAGTTCAATTAAGCTTTCAACAGGAGTAacgaagcttttgggttaagtaTTTTAGTGTTGGGTTGATTCTTTCTCTCAGATAATGCCACGTGGCCTCTCCCGTTATATACGCAATTTTGGCTGATGACAGGGTCTAAAATAGCCAAAAAGTATAATAAGGGACATGTTTggacaataaaacaaagtagagggaTATATTCAACCCTTTTCTATATTATTAATCATTAGTTTTCACCTTTACCATTACTCAATAAATTGTGGAAGGAAACTAATGTGATGAAAAGGAGAGTAGTATTATAGTCTGTTTGtctaagcttctaaaatcagctaaTTTGGAAAAGTGTTTTTAgcaaaaaacagtttgtgtttgaccaatttattttaaaagcacttttgagcagcaattagtgtttagCTAAATTTTTAAAAAGCATTTATAgatgtatttttctcaaaagtacttttcaaaaaaattcatattttatttagcttttgaaaaactgcttctgctactctctagaaacacttattttctcccaaaagcttaaTCAAATGCCTCACCtttttttaaataagcacttattagaaaaaataagtatttttggggaaaaataagcttggtcaaacaggctattaaATTGGGATCAAACAATAAATAAGAATAGCttagttgaaaaaaaaatcatgacaagtaaaatgaaccCGAGGGAATAGAGACTACTGAAATTGAAAAGAAACAGAATTTCTCTCATGATAGGAAATTCTTTCCTTccttccttcctttttttttttatttacttttttgtttttttaattccACTCTTTAAATGGTGGGAAAAGGTAGGATATGATATTGATGACAAGAAGGACAATAATACGAAGTTGCCCATAAGTTGCATTGGCAGATGATTAGCAATGTTGAAGACAAAAGGTAACATTTTCACTCTTTTATTACTTTACTCTTTAATAAGTCACCAATTAATTTTGTTGAGTTTTCTCTTTTTTCACACAATGCTTATTCACACCTTCTCTGTTGCACTCTTTAATTTCTCATTTCAATGCTTGAAAAGGTATAATTTTATGACTTAAAATAGAAAGATGATAAGAAGTTTATCAATAAAGAAGTTTGCTTTTATACTAGCTCATAGTTTAAACAAGTCGTACAGACACCTAGTACATGTTCCTAGACGTTGAGGGCACCTTTGAAGGACGGGGAATTTTATAATCAACACTCAAACGAatttaataataattaattattaaCTTCATATTTAACCCTAAAATAAGAATTTCAAGGTATTAAAATTGTGGACCTCTAATGTTCTCAACGAAGTTAAAGAGTcagagaaaaaacaaaaaataaaagggTAAAATATCAAAGAAACTTATATTTGCAACTAACATAAAAGACCAGGTGCAAATCCTTGCTTTAAATTTCCTTAGACTTTCCATCTTTCCACTCTTTAATTTCTTACAAATGGTGGAAAAGTAGTAATTGCCCATAAAGTACGTTGTTCAGTAGTACGACAAAAAGGAAGATGATACAAAGTTGCCCATAAAGTTGCATTGGCAGATGAAGAAAAAGGTAAAATCTTTCATTCCTTCCTTTTTTTACTCATTTTCGTGTGTTTGGTACCAAATTAAAAAATATCATTTTAAAAGCATTTGCATATATTTAAATGCAAATTACTATGATTTTTTTGAATATGGAGTGCAACTTCTGGTGGTAGGGGTAGGCAGGGGGTAAGTGGGGTAGGCTAGCCGGTGGGTATGGTTGGGGGgtgggtaagaatttttttttcatttcttatttataaaagTAAATTAAAATGTATGAACTAGAAAATTCGGAGTAGAGGGAGTGGACGGGGGAGGGTAAgaatttttcattcattttttataaaactaaaataaaatatttaaaatagaaaATTTGGGGGAGGTTGGGGGTAAGGGGGTGGCATGGAGGGGGAAGATTGGGGTGGAATTGGGATGCGTTAGTGTGTTTTTATTGAATTCGAAAAATGTTTTCCGTCAAATTTTTAAGGATAGTATTTTCCGTAGAAAAATATTTGCCTTTGTTTTATGAAAAATAATCACTATCGTAAAGATTCAAATTTCACTAGTAAAATTCCACGACATTGCCTATAACTGTTACAGAGTATAAACAGtcactatttatgaattttactCGAAAAGTTCCGTGTTATTTCCAATGTTATCTTAAAAGCAAAATGCAGGCTAGAAGATCTAAATGCTATATATTAACATCGTAGGTAGAATAAATTAATCTCATCTATGATCACTAAAATTTATCTATTGTATCGATAAACTCACAAAATTATTTTTCAGTCTCAATAAGTCCCTTGAACTATATTTTAATCTCTCATAAAATTCAAATCACCGGAAAACTGATACCGGTACAGAGAATTTAGAATATAATCTCTTATAAAACAATAATCACTCTTTACATAGTGAAAAATATGAACTTATTTAGAATTATATGGAAACAGGTAGAGAGAATTCCATATACACAACATAATGTAATGCTACTACTGCAGTGCTTCATATAATTGATACTAATATTCTTTTGGATTGTTTCCATCATCTATGGTTTAGTGCTGTTTTTGTTGATAATCCCTTCATTATTATGAGTTGAAGGCTTGTAATATCCAGTGACAGGGTCTGGTACCCATGATGATGACTCTGATGAAGCAGAATTTGGCCTTTGATTTTCCTCTGATTTTGGTTGATGGTCCCTTTTTGT
Coding sequences within it:
- the LOC132602685 gene encoding late embryogenis abundant protein 2-like, which gives rise to MAGNMTRILSKFKSSYCLVGGSLPLNVITRRGYCAPQAEAGSTKRDHQPKSEENQRPNSASSESSSWVPDPVTGYYKPSTHNNEGIINKNSTKP